Proteins found in one Chloroflexota bacterium genomic segment:
- a CDS encoding DinB family protein: protein MIINQAMLWRQFDTTITNLEQALNSCPDHLWEHQLWPDEPDQWVAAGFSRFWYLAYHTLFWLDLYLTGAEEGFMPPVPFDLVEMQANESLPRTYTRAELLEYLAHCRQACQITINNLSAEQALRNCSFAWGEVPFGELLLYNLRHVQEHAAHLHMFLGMQA, encoded by the coding sequence ATGATTATTAACCAAGCGATGCTCTGGCGACAGTTCGACACGACGATTACCAACCTTGAACAGGCGCTTAACTCTTGCCCCGATCACCTGTGGGAACACCAATTATGGCCAGATGAGCCTGATCAATGGGTTGCGGCGGGCTTTTCGCGCTTCTGGTATCTGGCCTATCACACCCTCTTTTGGCTTGATCTCTATCTGACTGGAGCAGAAGAAGGTTTTATGCCCCCAGTGCCATTTGATTTGGTAGAAATGCAGGCCAACGAAAGCCTTCCACGCACCTATACTCGCGCTGAGTTGCTTGAATATTTAGCCCATTGTCGCCAAGCCTGCCAAATCACGATCAACAATCTCTCAGCCGAGCAAGCCTTGCGCAACTGTAGCTTTGCTTGGGGCGAAGTACCATTTGGTGAGTTATTGCTCTACAATTTGCGCCATGTTCAAGAGCATGCCGCCCATTTACACATGTTTCTTGGTATGCAGGCCTAA
- a CDS encoding SRPBCC domain-containing protein, whose amino-acid sequence MEQELIFRALADPSRRQLLDLLFERDGRTLKELEAALPMTRFGVMKHLRVLEEASLIVTRKVGRERLHYLNPVPIQLISDRWISKYAAARAMALVDLKMALEGGSSMTTAAKPKLVYQTIIRASQQQVWEAIIKPEFTTRYYYGCTVDTNLAVGSAFNYQRSNGAAIVEGQVVEVDAPNRLVHTYHSLWPPMNEDAPTKVTWELEAMPGGITKVTVVHEDFQGETATYQGLNSGGWTWILSNLKTLLETGEALPEAY is encoded by the coding sequence ATGGAACAAGAACTTATCTTTCGTGCTTTGGCCGACCCATCGCGGCGGCAGTTGCTTGATCTACTGTTTGAGCGCGATGGCCGCACGCTCAAGGAGTTAGAAGCGGCACTACCGATGACCCGTTTTGGGGTGATGAAACATTTACGAGTGCTTGAAGAAGCTAGCCTGATTGTCACCCGTAAAGTTGGCCGCGAACGCTTGCACTATCTTAATCCCGTCCCAATTCAGCTCATTTCCGACCGTTGGATCAGCAAATATGCCGCAGCACGAGCGATGGCCTTAGTTGATCTCAAAATGGCGCTTGAAGGAGGAAGTAGCATGACCACAGCAGCAAAGCCAAAGCTGGTCTATCAAACCATTATCCGAGCCTCACAGCAACAGGTCTGGGAGGCAATCATCAAGCCAGAGTTCACCACGCGTTACTATTATGGCTGCACAGTTGACACCAATTTAGCGGTTGGTTCAGCCTTCAACTACCAGCGCAGCAATGGAGCAGCGATTGTTGAAGGCCAAGTGGTTGAGGTCGATGCCCCCAATCGCTTAGTGCATACCTACCACTCGCTCTGGCCACCGATGAACGAAGATGCGCCAACCAAAGTAACGTGGGAACTAGAAGCAATGCCTGGTGGCATCACCAAAGTGACAGTTGTGCACGAAGATTTCCAAGGCGAAACCGCTACCTACCAAGGGCTAAACAGCGGTGGCTGGACGTGGATTCTGAGCAACTTGAAAACCTTGCTCGAAACTGGCGAAGCCTTGCCCGAAGCATACTAG
- a CDS encoding pyridoxamine 5'-phosphate oxidase family protein: MAKLHPELTPELQTFIAQQPLFFVASAPLAAAGHVNLSPKGLDCLRIHSPQQVAYLDLTGSGNETSAHILENGRITLMFCAFVGAPRILRLYGRGRVIVPTMAEWEPELAQFPHYPGIRQIVLVAVERVQTSCGFGVPLMELVGQRDTALRWAEAKGEQGLATYRAEKNLASIDGLPTHLTEYPEQDLT, encoded by the coding sequence ATGGCTAAATTGCACCCTGAGCTAACCCCTGAATTGCAGACATTTATCGCCCAACAACCACTATTTTTTGTGGCGAGTGCTCCCTTGGCAGCCGCTGGCCATGTCAATCTTTCGCCCAAAGGCTTGGATTGCCTGCGTATTCACTCGCCACAACAGGTCGCCTACTTGGATTTAACCGGCAGCGGCAATGAAACCTCAGCCCATATTTTGGAAAATGGCCGGATTACCTTGATGTTTTGTGCTTTTGTGGGAGCACCACGGATCTTGCGTTTGTATGGCCGTGGGCGGGTAATTGTGCCAACGATGGCTGAATGGGAACCCGAGCTAGCGCAGTTTCCGCACTATCCAGGCATTCGCCAAATTGTGTTGGTTGCAGTCGAGCGGGTGCAAACATCGTGTGGTTTTGGTGTGCCCTTGATGGAGTTGGTTGGGCAGCGCGATACTGCCTTACGTTGGGCTGAGGCCAAGGGCGAACAAGGCCTAGCAACGTATCGCGCCGAGAAAAATCTTGCGAGTATTGATGGCTTGCCAACGCACTTGACCGAATATCCAGAACAGGATTTAACTTAG
- a CDS encoding IS256 family transposase, which yields MTTQSHCTLSDTVLEHLTSQGLDALPELLRVLLNTAMEAERQQFLGASRYERTDERRGYANGYKPKTLTTRVGQLDLAIPQVRGGGFYPSALERGLRSERALTLALAEMYVQGVSTRKVAAITEQLCGVELTSMQVSRAAAQLDGVLEQWRTRPLPETRYVYLDARYEKVRQDGRVRDAAVLIATGVDTYGKRLVLGVSVALSEQEAHWRSFLQGLVERGMTGVQLVVSDAHAGLQQARRAVLGGVPWQRCQFHLQQNAGAYLPRQAMRAEVAADIRAIFTALNQHEATTLLAKTVQKYAQSAPKLSTWLETAIPEGLTVFGFPAAHRRLLRTTNGVERLNKELRRRTRVVGVFPNEAACLRLVSALVMEVSEEWETGRTYLTMDDNA from the coding sequence ATGACCACCCAATCGCATTGTACCCTATCCGATACCGTGTTGGAACATTTAACCAGCCAGGGGTTGGATGCCCTGCCAGAGTTGCTGCGCGTGCTGCTCAACACCGCGATGGAAGCGGAACGCCAACAATTTCTTGGGGCAAGCCGCTATGAACGGACGGACGAGCGCCGTGGCTATGCCAATGGCTACAAACCCAAAACCCTGACCACCCGTGTTGGCCAGCTTGACTTGGCCATTCCCCAAGTGCGCGGTGGCGGCTTCTATCCCAGCGCCTTGGAGCGCGGCCTTCGCAGTGAACGAGCGCTGACCTTGGCCTTGGCTGAGATGTACGTCCAAGGGGTTTCCACCCGCAAAGTTGCGGCCATTACTGAACAGCTCTGTGGGGTCGAATTGACCTCCATGCAGGTCAGTCGGGCGGCGGCACAGCTTGATGGGGTGCTGGAGCAGTGGCGCACCCGCCCACTTCCCGAAACCCGGTATGTGTATTTGGATGCCCGCTACGAAAAAGTCCGGCAGGATGGCCGGGTGCGCGACGCGGCGGTCTTGATCGCCACGGGCGTGGATACCTATGGCAAACGCCTGGTCTTGGGCGTATCGGTTGCGTTGAGTGAGCAGGAAGCCCACTGGCGCAGCTTCTTGCAGGGCTTGGTGGAACGCGGGATGACGGGTGTCCAGCTCGTGGTGAGTGATGCGCATGCGGGACTTCAGCAGGCACGGCGAGCGGTGTTGGGCGGTGTGCCATGGCAGCGATGCCAATTCCACCTCCAACAGAATGCGGGCGCGTATCTGCCACGGCAAGCCATGCGTGCGGAGGTCGCTGCGGATATTCGCGCGATCTTCACCGCGTTGAATCAGCATGAAGCCACCACCCTGCTGGCGAAAACCGTGCAAAAATATGCCCAATCCGCGCCGAAATTGAGCACCTGGCTGGAAACGGCGATTCCGGAAGGCTTGACGGTCTTTGGCTTTCCTGCCGCCCATCGGCGATTGCTCCGAACCACGAATGGGGTGGAACGGCTGAACAAGGAACTGCGCCGCCGAACGCGGGTGGTGGGGGTATTTCCCAACGAGGCTGCATGTCTTCGGTTGGTGAGTGCGCTCGTGATGGAAGTCAGCGAGGAGTGGGAAACCGGACGAACCTACCTGACCATGGACGACAACGCCTAG
- a CDS encoding sigma-70 family RNA polymerase sigma factor, with the protein MHLHKLYPWIVEEDLDDIINNGFIRALDRGSRFNPDIAKIHTFVSMHVHYEAKNFLMSHGYTTRFNPDLDVPETVTEQQPFHNQQPSLAMEEQFAKAKLTPQERFVVIAFYYQCLTIADIAAECGIQESTVRQQLSRAYAKLRNGS; encoded by the coding sequence ATGCATCTACATAAACTTTATCCATGGATCGTAGAAGAAGATTTGGATGATATCATTAACAATGGCTTTATCCGTGCCTTAGACCGAGGAAGTCGCTTCAATCCCGATATTGCAAAAATTCACACATTTGTGAGCATGCATGTGCACTATGAAGCAAAGAATTTCCTTATGAGCCATGGATATACTACCCGCTTCAATCCTGATCTTGATGTTCCTGAAACGGTAACTGAACAACAACCATTTCATAATCAACAACCTAGTTTGGCAATGGAAGAGCAATTTGCCAAAGCCAAACTAACGCCTCAAGAACGCTTTGTCGTGATTGCTTTTTATTATCAATGTCTCACGATTGCCGATATTGCTGCTGAATGTGGCATTCAAGAATCGACTGTGCGGCAGCAATTAAGTCGCGCTTATGCCAAACTTCGCAATGGCTCATAA